One window from the genome of Vicugna pacos chromosome 23, VicPac4, whole genome shotgun sequence encodes:
- the CDK18 gene encoding cyclin-dependent kinase 18 isoform X2: MNKMKNFKRRFSLSVPRTETIEESLAEITEQFNQLHNRRNEDLQLGPLGRDPPPESSTFSPTDSGEDPGQPSPGMRYRRQNQRRFSMEDISKRLSLPMDIRLPQEFLQKLQLESPDLPKPLSRMSRRASLSDIGFGKLETYVKLDKLGEGTYATVFKGRSKLTENLVALKEIRLEHEEGAPCTAIREVSLLRNLKHANIVTLHDLIHTERSLTLVFEYLDSDLKQYLDHCGNLMSMHNVKIFMFQLLRGLAYCHRRKILHRDLKPQNLLINERGELKLADFGLARAKSVPTKTYSNEVVTLWYRPPDVLLGSTEYSTPIDMWGVGCIHYEMATGRPLFPGSTVKEELHLIFRLLGTPTEETWPGVMALSEFRAYSFPRYLPQPLISHAPRLDTDGINLLTSLLLYESKSRVSAEVALKHPYFRSLGERVHQLEDTASIFSLKEIQLQKDPGYRGLAFHQPGRGKSRRQSIF, translated from the exons ATGAACAAGATGAAGAACTTTAAGCGTCGCTTCTCCCTGTCAGTGCCCCGCACCGAGACCATCGAGGAGTCCTTGGCCGAGATCACAGAGCAGTTCAACCAGCTCCACAACCGGCGCAATGAGG ACCTACAGCTTGGCCCTCTTGGCCGAGACCCCCCGCCAGAGTCCAGCACCTTCTCCCCGACAGACAGTGGGGAGGACCCTGGGCAGCCGTCGCCTGGCATGCGGTACCGGAGGCAGAACCAGCGCCGCTTCTCCATGGAG GACATCAGTAAGAGGCTTTCTCTGCCCATGGACATCCGCCTGCCCCAGGAATTCCTGCAGAAGCTGCAGCTAGAGAGCCCAGACCTGCCCAAACCACTCAGCCGAATGTCCCGCCGCGCCTCCCTG TCAGATATCGGCTTTGGGAAACTGGAAACATACGTGAAACTGGACAAACTGGGGGAG GGCACCTATGCCACAGTCTTCAAAGGGCGCAGCAAACTGACAGAGAACCTCGTGGCCCTGAAGGAGATCCGGCTGGAGCACGAGGAGGGGGCGCCCTGCACTGCCATCCGAGAGG TGTCTCTGCTGAGGAACCTGAAACATGCCAACATTGTGACCCTGCATGACCTCATCCACACGGAGCGCTCCCTCACCCTGGTGTTTGAGTACCTG GACAGTGACCTGAAGCAGTATCTGGACCACTGTGGAAACCTCATGAGCATGCACAATGTCAAG ATTTTCATGTTCCAGCTGCTCCGGGGCCTTGCCTACTGCCACCGCCGCAAGATCCTGCACCGGGACCTGAAGCCCCAGAACTTGCTCATCAATGAGAGAGGGGAGTTGAAGCTGGCCGACTTCG GACTGGCCCGGGCCAAGTCAGTGCCCACGAAGACCTACTCCAATGAGGTGGTGACCCTGTGGTATAGGCCCCCCGATGTGCTGCTGGGCTCCACAGAGTACTCCACCCCCATCGATATGTG GGGCGTGGGCTGCATCCACTATGAGATGGCCACGGGGAGGCCCCTCTTCCCAGGCTCCACCGTCAAGGAGGAGCTGCACCTCATCTTCAGACTCCTCG GGACCCCCACGGAAGAGACGTGGCCTGGTGTGATGGCCCTCTCGGAGTTTCGAGCCTACAGCTTCCCCCGGTACCTCCCCCAGCCGCTCATCAGCCATGCTCCCAG GTTGGACACTGATGGCATCAACCTCCTGACCAGCCTCCTCCTG TATGAATCCAAGAGTCGTGTGTCGGCAGAGGTGGCCCTGAAGCACCCATACTTCCGGTCTCTGGGGGAGCGTGTGCACCAGCTGGAAGACA ctgcctccatcttctccctGAAGGAGATCCAGCTCCAGAAGGACCCGGGCTACCGGGGCCTGGCCTTTCATCAGCCAG GGCGAGGGAAGAGCCGGCGGCAGAGCATCTTCTGA
- the CDK18 gene encoding cyclin-dependent kinase 18 isoform X1, giving the protein MLTLPSLGPCLFPDPAAWSLLIMNKMKNFKRRFSLSVPRTETIEESLAEITEQFNQLHNRRNEDLQLGPLGRDPPPESSTFSPTDSGEDPGQPSPGMRYRRQNQRRFSMEDISKRLSLPMDIRLPQEFLQKLQLESPDLPKPLSRMSRRASLSDIGFGKLETYVKLDKLGEGTYATVFKGRSKLTENLVALKEIRLEHEEGAPCTAIREVSLLRNLKHANIVTLHDLIHTERSLTLVFEYLDSDLKQYLDHCGNLMSMHNVKIFMFQLLRGLAYCHRRKILHRDLKPQNLLINERGELKLADFGLARAKSVPTKTYSNEVVTLWYRPPDVLLGSTEYSTPIDMWGVGCIHYEMATGRPLFPGSTVKEELHLIFRLLGTPTEETWPGVMALSEFRAYSFPRYLPQPLISHAPRLDTDGINLLTSLLLYESKSRVSAEVALKHPYFRSLGERVHQLEDTASIFSLKEIQLQKDPGYRGLAFHQPGRGKSRRQSIF; this is encoded by the exons ATGctcaccctcccctccctggggccctgCCTATTTCCG GACCCGGCTGCCTGGTCCCTGCTGATCATGAACAAGATGAAGAACTTTAAGCGTCGCTTCTCCCTGTCAGTGCCCCGCACCGAGACCATCGAGGAGTCCTTGGCCGAGATCACAGAGCAGTTCAACCAGCTCCACAACCGGCGCAATGAGG ACCTACAGCTTGGCCCTCTTGGCCGAGACCCCCCGCCAGAGTCCAGCACCTTCTCCCCGACAGACAGTGGGGAGGACCCTGGGCAGCCGTCGCCTGGCATGCGGTACCGGAGGCAGAACCAGCGCCGCTTCTCCATGGAG GACATCAGTAAGAGGCTTTCTCTGCCCATGGACATCCGCCTGCCCCAGGAATTCCTGCAGAAGCTGCAGCTAGAGAGCCCAGACCTGCCCAAACCACTCAGCCGAATGTCCCGCCGCGCCTCCCTG TCAGATATCGGCTTTGGGAAACTGGAAACATACGTGAAACTGGACAAACTGGGGGAG GGCACCTATGCCACAGTCTTCAAAGGGCGCAGCAAACTGACAGAGAACCTCGTGGCCCTGAAGGAGATCCGGCTGGAGCACGAGGAGGGGGCGCCCTGCACTGCCATCCGAGAGG TGTCTCTGCTGAGGAACCTGAAACATGCCAACATTGTGACCCTGCATGACCTCATCCACACGGAGCGCTCCCTCACCCTGGTGTTTGAGTACCTG GACAGTGACCTGAAGCAGTATCTGGACCACTGTGGAAACCTCATGAGCATGCACAATGTCAAG ATTTTCATGTTCCAGCTGCTCCGGGGCCTTGCCTACTGCCACCGCCGCAAGATCCTGCACCGGGACCTGAAGCCCCAGAACTTGCTCATCAATGAGAGAGGGGAGTTGAAGCTGGCCGACTTCG GACTGGCCCGGGCCAAGTCAGTGCCCACGAAGACCTACTCCAATGAGGTGGTGACCCTGTGGTATAGGCCCCCCGATGTGCTGCTGGGCTCCACAGAGTACTCCACCCCCATCGATATGTG GGGCGTGGGCTGCATCCACTATGAGATGGCCACGGGGAGGCCCCTCTTCCCAGGCTCCACCGTCAAGGAGGAGCTGCACCTCATCTTCAGACTCCTCG GGACCCCCACGGAAGAGACGTGGCCTGGTGTGATGGCCCTCTCGGAGTTTCGAGCCTACAGCTTCCCCCGGTACCTCCCCCAGCCGCTCATCAGCCATGCTCCCAG GTTGGACACTGATGGCATCAACCTCCTGACCAGCCTCCTCCTG TATGAATCCAAGAGTCGTGTGTCGGCAGAGGTGGCCCTGAAGCACCCATACTTCCGGTCTCTGGGGGAGCGTGTGCACCAGCTGGAAGACA ctgcctccatcttctccctGAAGGAGATCCAGCTCCAGAAGGACCCGGGCTACCGGGGCCTGGCCTTTCATCAGCCAG GGCGAGGGAAGAGCCGGCGGCAGAGCATCTTCTGA